In the Styela clava chromosome 8, kaStyClav1.hap1.2, whole genome shotgun sequence genome, one interval contains:
- the LOC120345778 gene encoding protein unc-93 homolog A-like, whose protein sequence is MADAEENCDEIELEFQSGTQDDWEMTEAMVDNNNSEKISMKNEEHYFKNEQRVIIRQSTFLAIGAAGIFAAFSGVINLQSSLNFEESLGTSSLAICYATTIVLNATVVPFLLQIFGAKFLLLMSDIAFIAYTLANLYPVKHSLYPAAAILGIGEAFVWPAITMFNAQFGTQYAKHTFKGNARKKNELDVDLIELTWKQTRWFTGRFFAIFAIHQIAGNLIAYIILVFDSEKMSNNATTINNLTSINFTDITEFQCGAQDCYEYDVVQEEMGSAKNNFGVENSLLRILLFVGYGLIQILSLIFHKVFLKESHSSKNKDNSSRLSLRAIGRFQTKILRHMVSPLQILIAPLNIYSGMMMGFIFGDITRSFISCPLGVEQVGLAMALFGVTATVGSVLFQRLSASFGRNSFVGLAYVLETSVLIFCMFWHPMESKAWQIYSIIAFFGLPDAVRQAAVAATYPEYFAKNKSVAFSMLSLLTSMGFTIMFALGTSICVDTKIIILISMLTFSVTCYSIAEIYFHKVERKRFHEETK, encoded by the exons ATGGCCGACGCTGAGGAAAATTGCGATGAAATTGAATTGGAATTCCAGTCAGGCACTCAAGACGACTGGGAAATGACTGAAGCAATGGTAGATAATAACAATAGCgagaaaatatcgatgaaaaacgaggaacattattttaaaaatgaacaaCGTGTTATAATCAGACAATCCACATTTCTCGCTATTGGCGCCGCCGGAATTTTTGCAGCATTTTCTGGAGTAATAAATCTTCAATCGTcgttaaattttgaagaatcCCTGGGCACGTCAAGTTTGGCAATTTGCTATGCGACCACAATAGTATTAAATGCAACAGTGGTTCCATTCCTTCTTCAAATCTTCGGAGCAAAATTTTTACTGCTGATGAGCGACATCGCTTTCATTGCCTACACATTGGCAAATCTCTACCCAG TGAAGCACAGTCTTTATCCTGCCGCCGCTATATTGGGAATTGGGGAGGCATTTGTATGGCCAGCCATAACAATGTTCAACGCGCAATTTGGAACGCAGTATGCTAAGCACACTTTCAAAG GAAATGCGAGGAAGAAGAATGAACTAGACGTGGATCTGATTGAATTAACTTGGAAGCAAACTAGATGGTTTACTGGaagattttttgctatttttgcaATTCATCAG ATAGCTGGAAACCTTATAGCGTATATTATATTGGTATTCGATTCTGAGAAGATGAGTAACAACGCTACAACGATAAATAATTTAACCAG CATAAATTTCACGGATATAACAGAATTTCAATGTGGCGCACAAGATTGCTATGAATATGACGTGGTTCAAGAAGAAATGGGGTCCGCGAAAAACAATTTCGGCGTAGAAAATTCATTGTTAAGAATTTTACTCTTCGTAGGTTATGGATTGATACAAATTTTATCTTTGATATTCCATAAAGTGTTTCTCAAAGAATctcattcatctaaaaataaAGACAATTCCTCAAGATTATCGTTACGTGCAATCGGAAGATTTCAGACTAAGATTTTAAGGCATATGGTGTCACCTCTTCAAATTCTCATCGCTCCCTTGAACATATACAGTGGGATGATGATGGGATTCATATTCGGGGATATAACGAGATCATTCATCTCTTGCCCACTTGGAGTAGAACAG GTTGGGTTGGCCATGGCATTATTCGGCGTGACAGCTACAGTAGGATCGGTACTTTTTCAACGACTGTCTGCTTCTTTTGGCAGAAACTCTTTCGTCGGACTTGCCTACGTATTGGAAACTTCGGTATTGATTTTCTGCATGTTTTGGCATCCTATGGAGTCTAAGGCCTGGCAGATTTATTCCATTATCGCTTTTTTTGGTCTGCCGGATGCCGTGAGACAAGCAGCCGTTGCAG CGACCTATCCGGAATATTTTGCCAAGAACAAGAGTGTTGCTTTCAGTATGCTATCGTTGTTAACCAGCATGGGATTTACAATCATGTTTGCATTGGGAACATCAATCTGTGTCGACACTAAAATCATCATTTTAATTTCCATGTTGACTTTCTCAGTAACTTGCTATTCAATcgctgaaatttattttcataaagtGGAACGTAAACGGTTCCATGAAGAAACGAAATAA
- the LOC120345779 gene encoding uncharacterized protein LOC120345779, with translation MSVFVFDNILEVMNKFEEYKAETQSKWRKIESRGPLFLQPGPDTYETIDHLTTRGSSNYNRFLNWAPLRSLNDHTPYVSIGRHIYGCFYGVDPSRPRKIKNLEKEMEYMSEQERKEAAEERQSFLEMADVQCPARARLFYVIKFPTLKTHVHEKRKAMAQLFDKIMKTNPLQLHVKHTYVMELPHETSHSDHPCPDFSITSNNRIGDRAMHDAVQWYMQGREEGISHVVINTDDTSDFMRDAKEEFSTSTPNSVDEIAQKIMNQNKKTFSSRKIHPVNNEDHEDELRSLVSKTEKIKETMQPSSSGIQTVKHHCQTQSSTNSSDPDEFFLLSLVPQFKMLSPRKASEVRIEFLKVLHKAQFESK, from the exons ATGAGTGTTTTTGTATTTGACAACATTCTGGAGGTTATGAATAAATTTGAAGAGTATAAAGCCGAAACTCAAAGCAAATGGAGAAAAATAGAATCAAGAGGACCACTGTTTCTTCAACCAG GTCCTGATACATATGAAACCATTGATCATTTAACAACAAGAGGTTCATCAAATTATAATCGGTTTCTCAACTGGGCTCCTCTTCGATCACTCAATGATCATACACCTTATGTATCTATTGGACGACATATTTATGGATGCTTTTATGGAGTAGATCCAAGCCGtccaagaaaaataaaaaatcttgaAAAGGAAATGGAATATATGTCG GAACAAGAAAGAAAAGAAGCAGCAGAAGAGAGGCAAAGTTTTTTGGAGATGGCTGATGTTCAATGTCCTGCAAGAGCTCGACTCTTTTATGTCATTAAATTTCCTACTCTCAAG ACGCATGTTCATGAGAAGCGAAAAGCCATGGCACAgttgtttgataaaataatgaaaacaaatcCATTACAACTTCATGTTAAGCATACATATGTTATGGAATTACCGCACGAGACTTCACATTCTGATCATCCATGCCCTGATTTC AGCATCACATCAAACAATAGAATCGGCGACAGGGCAATGCATGATGCCGTTCAATG GTACATGCAAGGAAGGGAGGAAGGAATAAGCCATGTTGTTATAAATACAGATGATACTAGTGATTTCATGAGAGATGCGAAAGAGGAATTTTCAACTTCAACTCCAAATTCTGTTGATGAAATTGCTCAGAAAATTATGaatcaaaataagaaaacattTTCTTCACGAAAAATACATCCAG TCAATAATGAAGATCATGAGGATGAACTTCGTTCACTAGTTTCAAAAACAG AAAAGATAAAAGAAACCATGCAACCTAGTTCATCAGGAATACAAACTGTCAAACATCATTGTCAGACACAAAGCAGCACTAATTCCAGCGACCctgatgaattttttttgttgtcacTCGTTCCACAATTCAAGATGTTGTCACCGCGGAAAGCGTCAGAAGTTCGGATAGAATTTTTGAAGGTTCTTCATAAAGCGCAATTTGAGAGTAAATGA